From Longimicrobium sp., a single genomic window includes:
- a CDS encoding M1 family aminopeptidase, which translates to MITVFRLAWFDLRYQLRRVATWVYFAIFGAIAFTVMAAAGGAFGGDTGSAIMVVNSPMRIARLLLLLSVMGVPVTAAFAGNSVYRDFQTGAYPLFFTTPIKPVSYLAGRWLGAVLANLVCFAGGILGMLLACVWPTVHRDRIGPLHAMDFVLPLALLVVPNLLSTAAIFTTLTALTRRMLPAYVGGVTLLLGWAVSQAFVSLVGDDTVQRLADPFALTTVVKATRYWTVVEQNLSPIPIDGVLVANRAIWVGLGALMFLLGALTFRFRQTGSEGRVPAFRPGIDDAPPPHPLFVPAATRAFTARARLQQLAAETRRSIREVVFNVWFPLLLGICLTFVAIGGTQVGSIYGTRTFPVTYKVLELVTGTFLLFIVVIIAFYAGELVWNERESRAAGIHDALPVPTWVPFLARLFALLAVVLGLQAASMACGMAIQAGYGYFRFEPGLYLRSLFVHQLFGTLLPVVFLALLVQTLVNHKYVGHLVVILVFVGQGLVYFLLGIQHNLLMYGSTPTLVYSDMNGFGHAEGAWAWFALYWLLVGVLLLVIASLFWVRGQETGLRWRLRLARRRLTPGLLGVAAGVMALVAATGGFIFYNTNVLNHFESKKEGERVQADYEKLYKRWEWAPQPRITAAALNIDVYPGTRDVRLRGAYTLVNRTDRRIDSLHVDIPNSLGVRLLAPERPARRVVADSARGYYVFRLATPLAPGDSTRLRFDLRQVNRGFENEPSYQPAVNNGTFFNSQFLPHIGYNAEGELMDEGVRAKYGLRTRPRAANIHDPRARTRNFVSSDADWIAFDVTLGTSAEQTAIAPGYLRRTWREGDRRYFRYTMDAPILNFYAFLSARYAVRRDRWRDVSIEVYHHPPHGYNVARMIRAAKAALDYCTREFGPYQHRQVRILEFPRYGEFAQSFDNTIPYSEAIGFIADVRRDDIDYPYFVTAHEVAHQWWGHQEAPADVQGAAMLSETLAEYTALMVMEKEYGREKIGRFLRYELDQYLDGRGFEGRAEEPLVLVENQQYIYYNKGALAMYALRDYIGEAAVNGALRAFLAEWRFRGPPYPTSIDLVRHLRAATPDSLQYVVTNLFEQVTLWENRAVSARSRPLPGGGYEVTLTVEAKKLLADSLGAQEPLRVDDWVDVGVFAGSRVAYLAKQHLTRPRETFRIVVPTPPDSAGIDPQHKLIDRDLKNNVIRVTGENGSPAPVLPRRRPTPARADSPAGRRR; encoded by the coding sequence GTGATCACCGTCTTCCGGCTGGCGTGGTTCGACCTGCGCTACCAGCTGCGGCGCGTGGCCACCTGGGTGTACTTCGCCATCTTCGGCGCCATCGCGTTCACGGTGATGGCGGCGGCGGGCGGCGCCTTCGGCGGCGACACGGGCTCGGCCATCATGGTGGTCAACTCGCCGATGCGCATCGCGCGGCTCCTCCTGCTCCTGTCGGTGATGGGTGTCCCCGTCACCGCCGCGTTCGCGGGGAACTCCGTCTACCGCGACTTCCAGACGGGCGCGTATCCGCTCTTCTTCACCACCCCCATCAAGCCCGTGAGCTACCTGGCGGGGCGATGGCTGGGGGCGGTGCTGGCCAACCTCGTCTGCTTCGCCGGCGGTATCCTGGGGATGCTGCTGGCGTGCGTGTGGCCGACCGTGCACCGCGACCGCATCGGCCCGCTGCACGCGATGGACTTCGTGCTCCCGCTGGCCCTCCTCGTCGTCCCCAACCTCCTCTCCACCGCCGCCATCTTCACCACGCTGACGGCGCTCACCCGGCGCATGCTCCCCGCGTACGTGGGCGGGGTGACGCTGCTCCTCGGCTGGGCTGTCTCCCAGGCGTTCGTCAGCCTGGTGGGCGACGACACGGTGCAGCGCCTGGCCGACCCGTTCGCGCTCACCACCGTGGTCAAGGCCACGCGCTACTGGACGGTGGTCGAGCAGAACCTGTCGCCGATCCCGATCGACGGCGTCCTCGTGGCCAACCGCGCGATCTGGGTGGGCCTGGGCGCGCTGATGTTCCTGCTCGGCGCGCTCACCTTCCGCTTCCGCCAGACGGGAAGCGAGGGGCGCGTCCCCGCCTTCCGCCCGGGGATCGACGACGCGCCGCCGCCGCACCCGCTCTTTGTTCCCGCGGCCACGCGCGCGTTCACCGCCCGCGCGCGGCTGCAGCAGCTGGCGGCCGAGACGCGCAGGTCCATCCGCGAGGTGGTGTTCAACGTCTGGTTCCCGCTGCTGCTGGGCATCTGCCTGACCTTCGTGGCCATCGGCGGCACGCAGGTGGGCAGCATCTACGGCACGCGCACCTTTCCGGTCACCTACAAGGTGCTGGAGCTGGTGACGGGCACCTTCCTCCTCTTCATCGTCGTCATCATCGCCTTCTACGCGGGCGAACTGGTGTGGAACGAGCGCGAGAGCCGCGCGGCGGGGATCCACGACGCGCTCCCCGTGCCCACCTGGGTGCCGTTCCTCGCCCGGCTCTTCGCGCTTCTCGCCGTCGTGCTGGGCCTGCAGGCGGCATCGATGGCGTGCGGGATGGCCATCCAGGCGGGATACGGCTACTTCCGCTTCGAGCCGGGGCTGTATCTCCGCTCGCTCTTCGTGCACCAGCTGTTCGGCACGCTGCTGCCGGTCGTCTTCCTCGCGCTGCTGGTGCAGACGCTGGTGAACCACAAGTACGTGGGCCACCTCGTGGTCATCCTCGTGTTCGTGGGCCAGGGGCTCGTCTACTTCCTGCTCGGCATCCAGCACAACCTGCTGATGTACGGCAGCACGCCCACGCTGGTCTACTCGGACATGAACGGCTTCGGCCACGCCGAGGGCGCGTGGGCGTGGTTCGCGCTCTACTGGCTGCTGGTGGGCGTGCTGCTGCTGGTGATCGCGAGCCTGTTCTGGGTGCGGGGACAGGAGACGGGGCTGCGGTGGCGCCTCCGGCTCGCGCGGCGGCGGCTGACGCCGGGGCTGCTGGGCGTGGCCGCGGGGGTGATGGCGCTGGTCGCGGCCACGGGCGGGTTCATCTTCTACAACACCAACGTCCTCAACCACTTCGAGAGCAAGAAGGAGGGCGAGCGCGTCCAGGCCGACTACGAGAAGCTGTACAAGCGGTGGGAGTGGGCGCCGCAGCCGCGCATCACCGCCGCGGCGCTGAACATCGACGTCTATCCCGGCACGCGCGACGTGCGGCTGCGCGGCGCCTACACGCTGGTCAACCGGACGGATCGCCGGATCGACTCGCTGCACGTCGACATCCCCAACTCGCTGGGCGTGCGGCTGCTGGCGCCGGAGCGGCCCGCGCGGCGCGTGGTGGCCGACTCCGCGCGCGGCTACTACGTCTTCCGCCTCGCCACGCCGCTGGCGCCGGGAGATTCGACGAGGCTGCGCTTCGACCTGCGGCAGGTGAACCGCGGATTCGAGAACGAGCCGTCGTATCAGCCGGCGGTGAACAACGGCACCTTCTTCAACAGCCAGTTCCTTCCGCACATCGGCTACAACGCCGAGGGCGAGCTGATGGACGAGGGCGTGCGCGCGAAGTACGGGCTGCGGACGCGCCCGCGCGCCGCGAACATCCACGATCCCCGCGCGCGGACGCGCAACTTCGTCAGCAGCGACGCGGACTGGATCGCGTTCGACGTCACGCTGGGGACGTCGGCGGAGCAGACGGCCATCGCGCCGGGGTATCTCCGCCGCACGTGGAGGGAGGGGGATCGGCGCTACTTCCGCTACACGATGGACGCGCCGATCCTGAACTTCTACGCCTTCCTCTCCGCGCGCTACGCGGTGCGGCGCGACCGCTGGCGCGATGTGTCCATCGAGGTCTATCACCACCCCCCGCACGGGTACAACGTGGCGCGGATGATCCGCGCGGCGAAGGCGGCGCTGGACTACTGCACGCGCGAGTTCGGGCCGTACCAGCACCGCCAGGTCCGCATCCTCGAGTTCCCGCGCTACGGCGAGTTCGCGCAGAGCTTCGACAACACCATCCCCTACAGCGAGGCCATCGGCTTCATCGCCGACGTGCGGAGGGACGACATCGACTATCCGTACTTCGTGACCGCGCACGAGGTGGCGCACCAGTGGTGGGGGCACCAGGAGGCGCCGGCCGACGTGCAGGGCGCGGCCATGCTCAGCGAGACGCTGGCCGAGTACACCGCGCTGATGGTGATGGAGAAGGAGTACGGGCGGGAGAAGATCGGCCGCTTCCTGCGCTACGAGCTGGACCAGTACCTCGATGGGCGGGGATTCGAGGGGCGCGCCGAGGAGCCGCTGGTCCTGGTCGAGAACCAGCAGTACATCTACTACAACAAGGGCGCGCTGGCGATGTACGCGCTGCGCGACTACATCGGCGAGGCGGCGGTGAACGGCGCGCTACGGGCATTTCTCGCGGAGTGGCGCTTCCGCGGACCGCCGTACCCCACGTCGATCGACCTCGTCCGCCACCTGCGCGCGGCCACACCCGACTCGCTGCAGTACGTGGTGACGAACCTGTTCGAGCAGGTGACGCTCTGGGAGAACCGCGCCGTCTCCGCGCGCTCGCGCCCGCTTCCCGGTGGCGGGTACGAGGTGACGCTGACGGTGGAGGCGAAGAAGCTGCTGGCCGACTCGCTGGGCGCGCAGGAGCCCCTGCGCGTGGACGACTGGGTGGACGTGGGCGTGTTCGCCGGCTCGCGGGTGGCGTACCTCGCGAAGCAGCACCTCACGCGCCCGCGCGAGACCTTCCGCATCGTCGTGCCCACGCCCCCGGACAGCGCCGGCATCGACCCGCAGCACAAGCTCATCGACCGCGACCTGAAGAACAACGTGATCCGGGTCACGGGCGAGAACGGCTCTCCCGCCCCCGTCCTGCCGCGGCGGCGGCCCACGCCAGCGCGCGCCGATTCCCCGGCCGGGCGGCGGCGATGA
- a CDS encoding ADP-ribosylglycohydrolase family protein: MIGAIAGDVIGSVYEARPCKDPGFQPLVADDAVFTDDTVLTAATAQAILRGGDYAAAYREWGLRHPLAGYGGTFRQWLLTPGAGPYNSWGNGSAMRVSPVAWAFHSESDVLREAGRSAAVTHDHPEGIKGAQAVALAIFLARRGAGKEDIRREIAGRFGYDLSRTVDEIRPGYGFHVSCMKSVPEALVAFLDSRDAEHAIRLAISLGGDADTQAAIAGSVAEAFYRGIPEPVRVPVLERLTPNLRAVLDEFETRYVRPAQSTSQ; the protein is encoded by the coding sequence ATGATCGGCGCCATCGCGGGAGACGTGATCGGCTCGGTCTACGAGGCCCGTCCGTGCAAGGACCCGGGCTTCCAGCCGCTGGTCGCGGACGATGCGGTGTTCACCGACGACACGGTGCTCACCGCCGCCACCGCCCAGGCCATCCTGCGCGGCGGCGACTACGCGGCCGCGTACCGCGAATGGGGGCTCAGGCATCCGCTCGCCGGGTACGGGGGCACGTTCCGCCAGTGGCTGCTCACCCCCGGCGCGGGACCCTACAACAGCTGGGGGAATGGGAGCGCGATGCGCGTCAGCCCCGTCGCTTGGGCGTTCCACTCGGAGTCGGACGTGCTCCGCGAGGCCGGGCGCAGCGCCGCGGTCACGCACGATCATCCCGAGGGGATCAAGGGCGCGCAGGCGGTCGCGCTGGCGATCTTCCTGGCGCGCCGCGGGGCGGGGAAGGAGGACATCCGCCGGGAGATCGCGGGCCGGTTCGGCTACGACCTCTCGCGCACGGTGGACGAGATCCGGCCCGGGTACGGATTCCACGTCTCCTGCATGAAGTCCGTCCCCGAGGCGCTCGTCGCGTTCCTCGACTCCCGCGACGCGGAGCACGCCATCCGCCTCGCTATCTCGCTCGGCGGCGACGCGGACACGCAGGCCGCCATCGCCGGCTCCGTCGCAGAGGCGTTCTACCGCGGCATCCCGGAACCGGTGCGTGTGCCCGTGCTCGAGCGGCTCACGCCGAATCTGCGCGCGGTGCTGGACGAGTTCGAGACGCGATACGTCCGTCCCGCGCAAAGCACATCGCAGTGA
- a CDS encoding tyrosinase family protein, giving the protein MANMDRRSFVLAALGGLGGAALSGCDDVPRIFGPQTGLLADVDAAGIHIRQNIYCLGDTHPDLVAYRNAITTMKTWPATFPTSWMAQANIHGTSSPPPGMLANLCQHGNFFFLSWHRMYLYYFERIIRCVSGQPNFALPFWGYTPSGTRNLPKPFRVPADPSNVLYESSRDPSVNAGNPLSAGIVDPGVALAQIAFNSFSSLLEGTPHGAVHVAVGGLMGFVNTAAQDPIFWLHHAQIDRLWNVWLAMGGGRANPTDPTWLNTSWEFYDEFGHIVKLTGAQVVDTAMQLCYRYGSVPCLTVATPETLAYQPDGSTMMVLDPIRSRPVLPDPIPVGVQGPVTLASNPVQVTIPVSADGQKALQAFANDSNGGNALIVQLDDISLQQPARIYYEVYADLPSGTTDTAYTSPYFVGNLDFFGIGQQMTGMAMPASRRLSLTRVYAYLRSRNLWSDKEVRLTFVPRGNTEDQVPAQRLGGAAQATIGKVTLRIE; this is encoded by the coding sequence ATGGCGAACATGGATCGCAGGAGCTTCGTGCTGGCGGCGCTCGGCGGGCTGGGCGGGGCGGCCCTGTCCGGGTGCGACGACGTGCCGCGCATCTTCGGCCCGCAGACGGGGCTGCTTGCGGACGTGGATGCGGCGGGCATCCACATCCGGCAGAACATCTACTGCCTGGGCGACACGCACCCGGACCTGGTGGCGTACCGCAACGCCATCACCACCATGAAGACCTGGCCCGCCACCTTCCCCACCAGCTGGATGGCGCAGGCCAACATCCACGGTACCAGCAGCCCCCCGCCGGGGATGCTGGCCAACCTCTGCCAGCACGGGAACTTCTTCTTCCTCTCCTGGCACCGGATGTACCTCTACTACTTCGAGCGCATCATCCGCTGCGTGTCGGGGCAGCCGAACTTCGCGCTCCCGTTCTGGGGCTACACGCCGTCGGGGACGCGCAACCTTCCCAAGCCGTTCCGCGTGCCGGCCGATCCGTCGAACGTGCTGTACGAGTCCAGCCGCGACCCCAGCGTCAACGCCGGCAACCCGCTCTCCGCGGGCATCGTGGATCCGGGCGTGGCGCTGGCGCAGATCGCGTTCAACAGCTTCTCGTCGCTGCTGGAGGGCACGCCGCACGGCGCGGTGCACGTGGCCGTGGGCGGGCTGATGGGGTTCGTCAACACCGCGGCGCAGGACCCCATCTTCTGGCTGCACCACGCGCAGATCGACCGGCTGTGGAACGTGTGGCTGGCCATGGGCGGCGGGCGGGCGAACCCCACCGATCCCACCTGGCTGAACACGAGCTGGGAGTTCTACGACGAGTTCGGCCACATCGTGAAGCTGACCGGCGCGCAGGTGGTGGACACCGCCATGCAGCTTTGCTACCGCTACGGCTCGGTCCCCTGCCTGACGGTGGCTACGCCGGAGACGCTGGCCTACCAGCCCGACGGATCGACGATGATGGTGCTCGACCCCATCCGCTCGCGCCCGGTGCTTCCCGACCCGATCCCCGTCGGCGTGCAGGGGCCGGTCACGCTGGCGTCGAACCCCGTGCAGGTGACCATCCCCGTCTCCGCCGACGGACAGAAGGCGCTGCAGGCGTTCGCGAACGACTCGAACGGCGGCAACGCGCTGATCGTGCAGCTGGACGACATCTCGCTGCAGCAGCCGGCGCGCATCTACTACGAGGTGTACGCCGACCTCCCGTCGGGGACGACGGACACGGCTTACACGAGTCCGTACTTCGTCGGTAACCTCGACTTCTTCGGCATCGGGCAGCAGATGACGGGGATGGCGATGCCGGCCTCGCGGCGCCTCAGCCTGACGCGCGTGTACGCGTATCTCCGCAGCCGCAACCTGTGGTCGGACAAGGAGGTGCGGCTGACCTTCGTCCCGCGCGGCAATACCGAGGACCAGGTACCGGCGCAGCGATTGGGTGGCGCCGCGCAGGCCACCATCGGCAAGGTGACGCTGCGCATCGAGTGA
- a CDS encoding DUF6194 family protein: MDEHAITDWILRSLPGVETTSALGYTFFFHGADRRLPFATIATADNEYDRASNLDRPGVFRLNVGVGRESYLSRFGPKPPRSGPRGVVDTGHDFTALDQLMPHPVYAPQWWVCVLNPGDETFAAVQPLLREAYERAVQRHDRAAAREKE; encoded by the coding sequence ATGGACGAGCATGCGATCACCGACTGGATCCTCCGCTCGTTACCGGGCGTGGAGACCACGTCCGCGCTGGGCTACACCTTCTTCTTCCATGGCGCGGACCGGAGGCTGCCGTTCGCGACGATCGCCACCGCGGACAACGAGTACGACCGCGCGTCGAATCTCGATCGCCCGGGCGTGTTCCGGCTGAACGTGGGCGTCGGCCGGGAGTCGTACCTGTCGCGCTTCGGCCCGAAGCCGCCCCGCTCCGGCCCCAGGGGGGTGGTGGACACCGGCCACGACTTCACCGCGCTCGACCAGCTGATGCCGCATCCCGTCTACGCGCCGCAGTGGTGGGTGTGCGTGCTCAACCCCGGCGACGAGACCTTCGCCGCCGTGCAGCCGCTCCTGCGCGAGGCCTACGAGCGCGCCGTCCAGCGCCACGACCGCGCCGCCGCTCGCGAGAAGGAATAG